Proteins from a genomic interval of Capsicum annuum cultivar UCD-10X-F1 chromosome 4, UCD10Xv1.1, whole genome shotgun sequence:
- the LOC107855068 gene encoding xanthoxin dehydrogenase isoform X2, with protein MEIQGSSDTSLTNQRNLAAMEVQGNSDTSITNQRLLGKVALVTGGANGIGESIVRLFHKHGAKVCIADVQDELGQRVCRTLGNDQNACFIHCDVTAEADISNAVDFTVQKFGTLDIMVNNAGLSGPPIPDIRDYELSAFENVLDVNLKGAFLGMKHAARIMIPLKKGAIVSLCSVASAIAGTGPHGYTASKYAVLGLTQNVAAEMGKHGVRVNCVSPYAVATGLALAHLPEDERTDDAMEGFRAFVARNANLQGVELMAHDVANAVLFLASDEARYISGHNLMIDGGFSCVNHSLRVFR; from the exons GAACCTTGCTGCCATGGAAGTTCAAGGAAACTCTGACACTTCTATAACTAACCAAAG GTTATTGGGCAAAGTCGCTTTAGTCACTGGAGGGGCAAATGGCATAGGAGAGAGCATAGTACGTCTATTTCATAAACATGGTGCAAAAGTATGCATTGCTGATGTTCAAGATGAACTTGGACAGCGTGTTTGTCGGACCCTTGGTAATGACCAGAATGCATGTTTTATCCACTGTGATGTTACTGCAGAAGCTGATATTAGTAATGCAGTTGATTTTACCGTTCAAAAGTTTGGTACACTTGATATAATGGTTAATAATGCCGGGTTGTCTGGACCCCCTATTCCAGATATCCGTGACTATGAACTTTCTGCATTTGAGAATGTGCTTGACGTGAACTTGAAGGGTGCTTTCCTTGGAATGAAGCATGCTGCTCGCATAATGATACCACTAAAGAAGGGAGCAATTGTATCTCTGTGCAGTGTTGCAAGTGCCATTGCTGGAACCGGACCTCATGGTTATACAGCTTCCAAGTATGCTGTTTTGGGACTGACGCAAAACGTTGCAGCTGAGATGGGAAAACATGGAGTACGTGTGAATTGTGTTTCTCCTTACGCTGTTGCAACTGGATTAGCTCTGGCTCACTTGCCTGAGGATGAAAGGACCGATGATGCAATGGAAGGTTTTCGTGCTTTTGTTGCCAGGAATGCTAACTTGCAGGGTGTGGAATTGATGGCTCACGATGTTGCTAATGCTGTGCTTTTCTTAGCCAGTGATGAAGCAAGGTATATCAGTGGGCATAATCTAATGATTGATGGTGGTTTCTCATGTGTTAATCACTCCCTTAGGGTCTTCAGATAA
- the LOC107855068 gene encoding xanthoxin dehydrogenase isoform X1: MEIQGSSDTSLTNQRRNLAAMEVQGNSDTSITNQRLLGKVALVTGGANGIGESIVRLFHKHGAKVCIADVQDELGQRVCRTLGNDQNACFIHCDVTAEADISNAVDFTVQKFGTLDIMVNNAGLSGPPIPDIRDYELSAFENVLDVNLKGAFLGMKHAARIMIPLKKGAIVSLCSVASAIAGTGPHGYTASKYAVLGLTQNVAAEMGKHGVRVNCVSPYAVATGLALAHLPEDERTDDAMEGFRAFVARNANLQGVELMAHDVANAVLFLASDEARYISGHNLMIDGGFSCVNHSLRVFR, from the exons AAGGAACCTTGCTGCCATGGAAGTTCAAGGAAACTCTGACACTTCTATAACTAACCAAAG GTTATTGGGCAAAGTCGCTTTAGTCACTGGAGGGGCAAATGGCATAGGAGAGAGCATAGTACGTCTATTTCATAAACATGGTGCAAAAGTATGCATTGCTGATGTTCAAGATGAACTTGGACAGCGTGTTTGTCGGACCCTTGGTAATGACCAGAATGCATGTTTTATCCACTGTGATGTTACTGCAGAAGCTGATATTAGTAATGCAGTTGATTTTACCGTTCAAAAGTTTGGTACACTTGATATAATGGTTAATAATGCCGGGTTGTCTGGACCCCCTATTCCAGATATCCGTGACTATGAACTTTCTGCATTTGAGAATGTGCTTGACGTGAACTTGAAGGGTGCTTTCCTTGGAATGAAGCATGCTGCTCGCATAATGATACCACTAAAGAAGGGAGCAATTGTATCTCTGTGCAGTGTTGCAAGTGCCATTGCTGGAACCGGACCTCATGGTTATACAGCTTCCAAGTATGCTGTTTTGGGACTGACGCAAAACGTTGCAGCTGAGATGGGAAAACATGGAGTACGTGTGAATTGTGTTTCTCCTTACGCTGTTGCAACTGGATTAGCTCTGGCTCACTTGCCTGAGGATGAAAGGACCGATGATGCAATGGAAGGTTTTCGTGCTTTTGTTGCCAGGAATGCTAACTTGCAGGGTGTGGAATTGATGGCTCACGATGTTGCTAATGCTGTGCTTTTCTTAGCCAGTGATGAAGCAAGGTATATCAGTGGGCATAATCTAATGATTGATGGTGGTTTCTCATGTGTTAATCACTCCCTTAGGGTCTTCAGATAA
- the LOC107855068 gene encoding xanthoxin dehydrogenase isoform X3, translated as MEIQGSSDTSLTNQRLLGKVALVTGGANGIGESIVRLFHKHGAKVCIADVQDELGQRVCRTLGNDQNACFIHCDVTAEADISNAVDFTVQKFGTLDIMVNNAGLSGPPIPDIRDYELSAFENVLDVNLKGAFLGMKHAARIMIPLKKGAIVSLCSVASAIAGTGPHGYTASKYAVLGLTQNVAAEMGKHGVRVNCVSPYAVATGLALAHLPEDERTDDAMEGFRAFVARNANLQGVELMAHDVANAVLFLASDEARYISGHNLMIDGGFSCVNHSLRVFR; from the coding sequence GTTATTGGGCAAAGTCGCTTTAGTCACTGGAGGGGCAAATGGCATAGGAGAGAGCATAGTACGTCTATTTCATAAACATGGTGCAAAAGTATGCATTGCTGATGTTCAAGATGAACTTGGACAGCGTGTTTGTCGGACCCTTGGTAATGACCAGAATGCATGTTTTATCCACTGTGATGTTACTGCAGAAGCTGATATTAGTAATGCAGTTGATTTTACCGTTCAAAAGTTTGGTACACTTGATATAATGGTTAATAATGCCGGGTTGTCTGGACCCCCTATTCCAGATATCCGTGACTATGAACTTTCTGCATTTGAGAATGTGCTTGACGTGAACTTGAAGGGTGCTTTCCTTGGAATGAAGCATGCTGCTCGCATAATGATACCACTAAAGAAGGGAGCAATTGTATCTCTGTGCAGTGTTGCAAGTGCCATTGCTGGAACCGGACCTCATGGTTATACAGCTTCCAAGTATGCTGTTTTGGGACTGACGCAAAACGTTGCAGCTGAGATGGGAAAACATGGAGTACGTGTGAATTGTGTTTCTCCTTACGCTGTTGCAACTGGATTAGCTCTGGCTCACTTGCCTGAGGATGAAAGGACCGATGATGCAATGGAAGGTTTTCGTGCTTTTGTTGCCAGGAATGCTAACTTGCAGGGTGTGGAATTGATGGCTCACGATGTTGCTAATGCTGTGCTTTTCTTAGCCAGTGATGAAGCAAGGTATATCAGTGGGCATAATCTAATGATTGATGGTGGTTTCTCATGTGTTAATCACTCCCTTAGGGTCTTCAGATAA
- the LOC107855068 gene encoding xanthoxin dehydrogenase isoform X5, whose protein sequence is MEIQGSSDTSLTNQRRNLAAMEVQGNSDTSITNQRLLGKVALVTGGANGIGESIVRLFHKHGAKVCIADVQDELGQRVCRTLDIRDYELSAFENVLDVNLKGAFLGMKHAARIMIPLKKGAIVSLCSVASAIAGTGPHGYTASKYAVLGLTQNVAAEMGKHGVRVNCVSPYAVATGLALAHLPEDERTDDAMEGFRAFVARNANLQGVELMAHDVANAVLFLASDEARYISGHNLMIDGGFSCVNHSLRVFR, encoded by the exons AAGGAACCTTGCTGCCATGGAAGTTCAAGGAAACTCTGACACTTCTATAACTAACCAAAG GTTATTGGGCAAAGTCGCTTTAGTCACTGGAGGGGCAAATGGCATAGGAGAGAGCATAGTACGTCTATTTCATAAACATGGTGCAAAAGTATGCATTGCTGATGTTCAAGATGAACTTGGACAGCGTGTTTGTCGGACCCTTG ATATCCGTGACTATGAACTTTCTGCATTTGAGAATGTGCTTGACGTGAACTTGAAGGGTGCTTTCCTTGGAATGAAGCATGCTGCTCGCATAATGATACCACTAAAGAAGGGAGCAATTGTATCTCTGTGCAGTGTTGCAAGTGCCATTGCTGGAACCGGACCTCATGGTTATACAGCTTCCAAGTATGCTGTTTTGGGACTGACGCAAAACGTTGCAGCTGAGATGGGAAAACATGGAGTACGTGTGAATTGTGTTTCTCCTTACGCTGTTGCAACTGGATTAGCTCTGGCTCACTTGCCTGAGGATGAAAGGACCGATGATGCAATGGAAGGTTTTCGTGCTTTTGTTGCCAGGAATGCTAACTTGCAGGGTGTGGAATTGATGGCTCACGATGTTGCTAATGCTGTGCTTTTCTTAGCCAGTGATGAAGCAAGGTATATCAGTGGGCATAATCTAATGATTGATGGTGGTTTCTCATGTGTTAATCACTCCCTTAGGGTCTTCAGATAA
- the LOC107855068 gene encoding xanthoxin dehydrogenase isoform X4, with translation MEVQGNSDTSITNQRLLGKVALVTGGANGIGESIVRLFHKHGAKVCIADVQDELGQRVCRTLGNDQNACFIHCDVTAEADISNAVDFTVQKFGTLDIMVNNAGLSGPPIPDIRDYELSAFENVLDVNLKGAFLGMKHAARIMIPLKKGAIVSLCSVASAIAGTGPHGYTASKYAVLGLTQNVAAEMGKHGVRVNCVSPYAVATGLALAHLPEDERTDDAMEGFRAFVARNANLQGVELMAHDVANAVLFLASDEARYISGHNLMIDGGFSCVNHSLRVFR, from the exons ATGGAAGTTCAAGGAAACTCTGACACTTCTATAACTAACCAAAG GTTATTGGGCAAAGTCGCTTTAGTCACTGGAGGGGCAAATGGCATAGGAGAGAGCATAGTACGTCTATTTCATAAACATGGTGCAAAAGTATGCATTGCTGATGTTCAAGATGAACTTGGACAGCGTGTTTGTCGGACCCTTGGTAATGACCAGAATGCATGTTTTATCCACTGTGATGTTACTGCAGAAGCTGATATTAGTAATGCAGTTGATTTTACCGTTCAAAAGTTTGGTACACTTGATATAATGGTTAATAATGCCGGGTTGTCTGGACCCCCTATTCCAGATATCCGTGACTATGAACTTTCTGCATTTGAGAATGTGCTTGACGTGAACTTGAAGGGTGCTTTCCTTGGAATGAAGCATGCTGCTCGCATAATGATACCACTAAAGAAGGGAGCAATTGTATCTCTGTGCAGTGTTGCAAGTGCCATTGCTGGAACCGGACCTCATGGTTATACAGCTTCCAAGTATGCTGTTTTGGGACTGACGCAAAACGTTGCAGCTGAGATGGGAAAACATGGAGTACGTGTGAATTGTGTTTCTCCTTACGCTGTTGCAACTGGATTAGCTCTGGCTCACTTGCCTGAGGATGAAAGGACCGATGATGCAATGGAAGGTTTTCGTGCTTTTGTTGCCAGGAATGCTAACTTGCAGGGTGTGGAATTGATGGCTCACGATGTTGCTAATGCTGTGCTTTTCTTAGCCAGTGATGAAGCAAGGTATATCAGTGGGCATAATCTAATGATTGATGGTGGTTTCTCATGTGTTAATCACTCCCTTAGGGTCTTCAGATAA